A genomic region of Chryseobacterium sp. KACC 21268 contains the following coding sequences:
- a CDS encoding argininosuccinate synthase, with protein MSKKVVLAFSGGLDTSYCAKYLSETLGYEVHAVTINTGGFDKNDEVLLKEKAEKLGVASYRFIDASEKYYNDCVKYLIFGNVLKNNTYPLSVSAERTIQAQTIAESALEIGADAIAHGSTGAGNDQIRFDLIFNVMCPKIEIITPIRDLSLSREDEIQFLKDHNYEMDFDKAKYSINKGLWGTSVGGKETLTSRFSLPEEAFPSQVEKTEPSQLEIEFKNGELISVNGETFPHPVLAIQKIEELASPYGIGRDIHVGDTIVGIKGRVGFEASSASIIIKAHHLLEKHTLSKYQQTIKSQLSDWYGNWLHEALFLDPVMRNIESFLQDSQKTVNGKVFITLHPYRFVLNGIESENDLMSSKFGSYGEENLAWSGDDVKGFTKILSNSLNIYHQVNKLN; from the coding sequence ATGAGTAAGAAAGTAGTTTTGGCATTTAGCGGAGGTTTGGACACGTCGTATTGCGCCAAATATCTAAGTGAAACTTTGGGTTACGAAGTTCACGCAGTCACAATCAACACGGGTGGTTTTGATAAAAACGATGAGGTTTTGCTTAAGGAAAAGGCAGAAAAATTAGGCGTGGCTTCTTACAGGTTTATCGATGCTTCAGAAAAATATTATAACGATTGTGTCAAGTATCTGATTTTCGGTAATGTTCTGAAAAACAACACTTATCCATTGTCAGTCAGTGCAGAAAGAACAATTCAGGCGCAAACCATTGCCGAATCTGCTTTGGAAATCGGAGCCGATGCAATTGCACACGGAAGTACAGGCGCAGGAAATGACCAGATTCGTTTCGATTTGATTTTCAATGTTATGTGTCCGAAAATCGAAATTATCACACCAATCCGTGATTTAAGTTTATCGCGTGAAGACGAAATCCAATTCTTGAAAGACCACAACTACGAAATGGATTTTGACAAAGCCAAATATTCCATCAACAAAGGACTTTGGGGAACTTCCGTTGGCGGAAAAGAAACTTTGACCTCCCGATTTTCGCTTCCAGAAGAAGCTTTTCCTTCGCAAGTTGAAAAAACGGAACCATCTCAATTGGAAATCGAATTCAAAAATGGCGAATTGATTTCTGTCAATGGCGAAACTTTTCCCCATCCGGTTTTAGCGATTCAGAAGATTGAAGAATTGGCATCACCTTACGGAATTGGTCGTGATATTCACGTTGGAGACACGATTGTCGGGATAAAAGGGCGTGTTGGTTTTGAGGCCTCGTCGGCGTCAATCATCATCAAAGCGCATCATCTTTTGGAGAAACATACACTTTCCAAATATCAGCAGACCATCAAATCGCAATTGTCAGATTGGTACGGAAACTGGCTTCACGAGGCGCTTTTCCTGGACCCAGTGATGAGAAACATCGAATCGTTTTTGCAGGATTCTCAGAAGACAGTCAACGGAAAAGTATTTATCACACTTCATCCTTACCGTTTCGTCTTGAACGGAATCGAGTCTGAAAATGATTTAATGTCTTCAAAATTTGGAAGTTACGGCGAAGAAAATCTCGCTTGGAGTGGCGATGATGTGAAAGGTTTTACCAAAATCCTCAGCAACTCGCTTAATATTTATCATCAGGTCAACAAATTGAATTAG
- a CDS encoding GNAT family N-acetyltransferase: MKLEVSSEKHLVYVEEIRNEMEDSAKKRGTGIAKRSSEYLGKKISEGNAIIAIDEDGTWAGFCYIETWTNGEYVANSGLIVSPQFRNAGLATLIKERIFELSREKYPNSKIFGLTTGLAVMKINSSLGYKPVIYSELTQDEQFWNGCKNCVNYEILMMKERKNCLCTAMLFVPEKVNVNKEKDFESINKDNE, translated from the coding sequence ATGAAATTAGAAGTTTCCTCAGAGAAGCATTTGGTCTATGTGGAAGAAATCCGAAACGAAATGGAGGATTCTGCAAAGAAAAGAGGAACTGGCATCGCAAAACGTTCCTCCGAATATCTGGGCAAAAAAATCTCGGAAGGTAACGCCATCATCGCCATCGACGAGGATGGAACCTGGGCAGGCTTCTGCTACATCGAAACCTGGACGAACGGAGAATACGTCGCGAATTCCGGATTGATTGTTTCGCCACAATTCAGAAACGCAGGATTGGCCACTTTGATTAAGGAACGAATCTTTGAGCTTTCCCGGGAGAAATATCCAAATTCAAAGATTTTCGGCCTCACCACCGGATTGGCAGTGATGAAAATCAACAGCAGTTTAGGTTATAAACCGGTGATTTATTCGGAGCTGACTCAGGATGAACAGTTCTGGAACGGTTGCAAAAACTGTGTGAATTATGAAATTCTGATGATGAAAGAACGCAAAAACTGTCTTTGCACAGCAATGCTTTTCGTCCCGGAAAAAGTAAATGTGAATAAAGAAAAAGATTTTGAATCTATAAATAAAGACAATGAGTAA
- a CDS encoding aminotransferase class III-fold pyridoxal phosphate-dependent enzyme, whose translation MNLFNVYPLFNINPVKADGSFLWDENGQKYLDFYGGHAVISIGHNHPHYVEKLKNQLDKISFYSNSVQNNLQTELAEKLGKLSGYENYSLFLCNSGAEANENALKLASFHNGKKKVIYFSEAFHGRTSATVAVTDNPKIVAPVNESENFIKCEFNNSVELEKVFAKNQNEISAVIVEGIQGVGGINLLEKDFILTIEKLCKENDAILILDEVQSGYGRSGKFFAHQEFDIKPDLITVAKGMGNGFPIGGVLISPKFKASYGLLGTTFGGNHLACVAGIAVLEVIENENLIDNSEKIGAYIEQKIKDFPHIKNIKRRGLMIGIELDQACADVRKELLFEHFIFTGNANDKNVLRILPALNISEKESDLFINALEKTLTAIDSKKQVLTEN comes from the coding sequence ATGAATTTATTCAACGTATATCCACTGTTCAATATCAATCCTGTCAAAGCCGACGGTTCTTTCCTTTGGGATGAAAACGGACAAAAATACCTCGATTTTTACGGTGGTCACGCTGTGATTTCCATCGGTCACAATCATCCGCATTATGTTGAAAAATTGAAAAACCAACTGGATAAAATCAGTTTTTATTCCAATTCGGTTCAGAATAATTTGCAAACTGAATTAGCTGAGAAATTAGGAAAATTATCAGGTTACGAGAACTACTCATTGTTTTTATGCAATTCTGGAGCAGAAGCAAACGAAAATGCTTTGAAACTGGCTTCATTCCACAACGGAAAAAAGAAAGTCATTTATTTCTCCGAAGCTTTCCATGGCCGAACTTCTGCCACGGTTGCTGTAACAGACAATCCGAAAATCGTAGCACCAGTCAACGAATCCGAGAATTTCATTAAATGTGAATTCAATAATTCTGTAGAATTGGAAAAAGTTTTTGCCAAAAATCAGAACGAAATTTCAGCAGTAATTGTAGAAGGAATCCAAGGTGTTGGCGGAATCAATTTGTTGGAAAAAGATTTCATTTTAACGATTGAAAAATTATGCAAAGAAAATGATGCGATTTTGATTTTGGACGAAGTGCAGTCTGGTTACGGACGTTCCGGAAAATTCTTTGCGCATCAGGAATTCGACATCAAACCAGATTTAATCACGGTTGCCAAAGGAATGGGAAATGGCTTCCCGATTGGCGGTGTTCTGATTAGTCCAAAATTCAAGGCGAGTTACGGATTATTGGGAACTACATTCGGCGGAAATCATCTCGCTTGCGTGGCTGGAATTGCAGTTTTGGAAGTGATTGAAAATGAAAATCTGATTGATAATTCAGAAAAAATCGGAGCTTACATCGAACAAAAAATCAAAGATTTTCCTCACATCAAAAATATCAAAAGGCGCGGTCTGATGATTGGAATCGAGCTCGACCAAGCTTGCGCAGATGTCAGAAAAGAATTGTTATTCGAACATTTTATTTTCACTGGAAATGCCAATGACAAGAATGTTCTTCGGATTTTACCGGCGCTCAATATTTCGGAAAAAGAATCCGATTTGTTCATCAATGCTTTAGAAAAAACCTTGACAGCCATTGATTCTAAAAAACAGGTTTTAACAGAGAATTAA
- the acs gene encoding acetate--CoA ligase, with the protein MNQNHHHKSISMRNYHIQNLQDYFKEYKKSIKNPKKFWDKIADENFVWYQRWSKVVDYDMQEANIKWFKNAKLNITKNALDRHLSVRGDKTAIIWEPNDPKEEAQHISYSELYTRVNKVANILREMGIEKGDRVCIYLPMIPELAITMLACAKLGAVHSVIFAGFSASAVASRVNDCGAKMVITSDGSYRGNKVLDLKSLVDEALEKTPTVENVLVVKRTHNDVKMKEGRDHWMDEYYDKASADFVTVIMDAEDPLFILYTSGSTGKPKGMLHTCAGYMVYTAYTFKNVFNYKENDIYWCTADIGWITGHSYILYGPLLNGATTVIFEGVPTFPDAGRFWEVIEKHKVTQFYTAPTAIRSLAKESVEWVEKHDLGSLKVIGSVGEPINDEAWHWYNDHVGKKKCPIVDTWWQTETGGIMISPIPFVTPTKPTYATLPLPGIQPVLMDEKRNEITGNQVDGNLCIRFPWPGIARTIWGDHQRYKETYFSAFPGKYFTGDGALRDEVGYYRITGRVDDVIIVSGHNLGTAPIEDSINEHPAVAESAIVGYPHDVKGNALYGFVILKDAGVERNRENLAKEINQLISEQIGPIAKLDKIQFVSGLPKTRSGKIMRRILRKIAEGDFNSFGDISTLLNPEIVDEIKNERV; encoded by the coding sequence ATTAATCAAAACCACCATCATAAATCAATCAGTATGAGAAATTATCACATTCAGAATCTGCAGGATTATTTCAAAGAGTATAAAAAGTCAATTAAGAATCCAAAGAAGTTTTGGGATAAGATTGCGGATGAGAACTTCGTCTGGTATCAGCGCTGGTCCAAAGTTGTGGATTACGATATGCAGGAAGCCAATATCAAATGGTTCAAGAATGCGAAACTCAATATCACCAAGAACGCCTTGGACAGACACCTTTCTGTGCGTGGTGACAAGACTGCCATCATCTGGGAACCGAACGACCCAAAGGAAGAAGCACAGCATATCTCATACAGCGAACTGTACACCAGGGTCAACAAAGTAGCGAATATCCTCCGTGAAATGGGCATTGAGAAAGGCGACCGTGTTTGTATTTATCTACCGATGATTCCGGAATTGGCGATCACGATGTTGGCTTGTGCTAAATTGGGCGCTGTGCATTCCGTGATATTTGCTGGATTCTCTGCTTCGGCGGTGGCTTCGAGGGTGAATGACTGCGGTGCGAAAATGGTCATCACGTCTGACGGAAGTTACAGGGGAAACAAAGTTCTGGATTTGAAAAGTCTTGTGGATGAAGCTTTAGAGAAAACACCGACCGTCGAAAACGTATTGGTTGTGAAAAGAACGCACAACGACGTGAAGATGAAAGAAGGCCGTGACCACTGGATGGACGAATACTACGACAAAGCCTCCGCGGATTTCGTGACGGTGATTATGGATGCGGAGGACCCGTTGTTTATCCTTTACACTTCGGGGTCGACTGGGAAACCGAAAGGGATGTTGCACACTTGCGCGGGTTATATGGTCTATACGGCCTACACGTTCAAGAATGTGTTTAATTATAAAGAAAATGACATCTATTGGTGTACGGCGGATATCGGCTGGATCACGGGGCATTCTTATATTTTGTACGGACCACTTCTAAATGGTGCGACCACCGTCATCTTCGAAGGGGTGCCGACTTTCCCTGATGCTGGGCGATTCTGGGAAGTGATTGAGAAACACAAAGTGACCCAGTTCTACACAGCTCCTACGGCAATCCGTTCTTTGGCGAAGGAAAGCGTGGAATGGGTGGAGAAGCACGATCTAGGTTCGCTGAAAGTCATTGGCTCTGTGGGTGAACCTATCAACGATGAGGCTTGGCATTGGTACAATGACCACGTTGGGAAGAAGAAATGCCCGATCGTGGATACCTGGTGGCAGACGGAAACAGGTGGCATTATGATCTCGCCGATCCCTTTTGTGACGCCTACCAAACCAACTTACGCTACCCTTCCATTGCCAGGCATTCAGCCGGTGTTGATGGATGAGAAAAGGAATGAGATCACCGGAAATCAGGTGGATGGAAATCTTTGCATCCGTTTTCCGTGGCCTGGGATTGCGAGAACAATTTGGGGCGACCATCAGCGGTACAAGGAGACCTACTTCTCTGCGTTCCCTGGGAAATACTTCACGGGTGATGGGGCTTTGAGAGATGAAGTGGGCTATTACCGGATCACGGGGCGCGTGGATGATGTGATCATCGTTTCCGGGCACAATCTGGGGACGGCGCCTATCGAGGATAGCATCAATGAGCATCCTGCGGTGGCGGAGTCTGCGATAGTGGGTTATCCGCACGATGTGAAAGGCAATGCCCTCTACGGTTTTGTGATCCTGAAAGATGCAGGGGTGGAAAGAAACCGCGAGAACCTTGCTAAGGAGATCAACCAGTTGATCTCTGAGCAGATCGGGCCGATCGCGAAGCTGGACAAGATCCAATTTGTGTCCGGGTTGCCGAAGACGAGATCCGGGAAGATCATGCGTAGAATTCTGAGAAAGATCGCGGAGGGCGACTTCAACAGTTTTGGGGATATCTCGACTTTGCTGAATCCGGAGATTGTGGATGAGATTAAGAATGAAAGAGTTTAA
- the argH gene encoding argininosuccinate lyase — translation MKKIWQKDNTTTNDLVTKFTVGKDLDFDDRLAKYDVLGSIAHAKMLAEVGLIRLDEEQAIVAVLEEVLSEIEKETFEIDKTAEDIHSQIENILIEKLGETGKKIHTARSRNDQILTDIKLYLIDEIREITELTDSFFQILKDKANLHKDVLLPGYTHLQVAMPSSFGLWFGAYAESLVDDLELLFATKNIINKNPLGSAAGYGSSFPIDRESTTYKLGFRTLNHNVVYAQMTRGKSEKLLANSLSVIAGTLSKFSYDVCLYLSQNFDFISFPKEFTTGSSIMPHKKNPDIFELVRARCNRIQALPNELILVTNNLPSGYHRDLQLTKEILFPAIDSLKECLEILIYTLPNIEVKDNILDDEKYKYIFSVEKINEEVKNGKSFRDAYIQIGQEIENGMFEYDYKELNHSHQGSLGNLCLDEIEYQFNKVRDKLLG, via the coding sequence ATGAAAAAAATCTGGCAAAAAGACAATACGACAACCAATGATTTGGTTACAAAATTCACAGTCGGGAAAGACTTGGATTTTGACGACAGATTAGCAAAATACGATGTGTTGGGTTCTATCGCCCACGCAAAAATGCTCGCAGAAGTTGGATTGATTCGACTGGATGAAGAGCAGGCAATTGTGGCCGTTTTGGAAGAAGTTCTTTCTGAAATCGAAAAAGAAACTTTCGAAATCGATAAAACAGCAGAAGATATCCATTCTCAAATCGAAAATATCCTCATCGAAAAACTGGGCGAAACAGGAAAAAAAATCCACACCGCAAGGTCCAGAAACGACCAGATTTTGACGGATATCAAATTATACTTAATAGACGAAATCAGAGAAATCACAGAGCTGACCGATTCATTTTTTCAAATCCTGAAAGACAAAGCCAATCTTCACAAAGATGTTTTGTTGCCTGGCTACACGCATTTGCAGGTGGCGATGCCGTCGTCTTTCGGATTGTGGTTTGGTGCGTATGCAGAATCTTTGGTGGACGATTTGGAATTGCTGTTTGCGACGAAGAATATCATTAATAAAAATCCACTAGGCTCGGCTGCAGGTTACGGTTCGTCATTCCCGATTGACAGAGAAAGTACGACTTACAAACTCGGTTTCAGAACTTTGAATCATAATGTGGTTTATGCGCAGATGACGCGTGGGAAATCCGAGAAATTGTTGGCGAATTCGTTGTCGGTTATAGCAGGAACTTTAAGCAAATTTTCTTACGATGTTTGTCTTTATTTAAGTCAGAACTTCGATTTCATAAGTTTTCCGAAAGAATTCACAACTGGAAGCAGTATTATGCCACACAAGAAAAATCCCGATATTTTTGAATTGGTAAGAGCGAGATGCAACAGAATTCAGGCTTTGCCAAATGAATTGATTTTGGTGACGAATAATCTGCCGTCAGGTTATCACAGAGATTTGCAATTGACAAAAGAAATCCTTTTTCCGGCCATCGATTCCTTGAAAGAATGTCTGGAAATCCTGATTTACACGCTTCCAAACATCGAAGTAAAAGACAATATTCTGGATGATGAAAAATACAAATACATCTTCAGCGTAGAGAAAATCAACGAAGAAGTGAAGAATGGAAAATCATTTCGAGATGCCTATATCCAAATCGGTCAGGAAATAGAAAATGGCATGTTCGAATATGATTATAAAGAACTCAATCACTCTCATCAAGGCAGTTTGGGAAACCTTTGCCTCGACGAAATCGAATATCAATTCAATAAAGTCAGAGATAAATTGTTGGGTTGA
- a CDS encoding Lrp/AsnC family transcriptional regulator, translating to MDKKDKLILSLLQEDSTLSVKEISEKIGLTFTPTYERIKNLEKSGVVEKYVALLNREKLGINIVVYCNVRLKEQSQNTLKDFENYISKYDEVQEIISLSGEYDYQLKILANDIYSYNHFTVNVISNSPHIGQYHSSIVLAEVKKSTKFKLD from the coding sequence TTGGACAAAAAAGACAAATTAATTCTCTCGCTTCTACAGGAAGATTCTACGCTATCGGTAAAGGAAATCTCCGAAAAAATCGGACTGACTTTCACGCCGACCTACGAGCGTATCAAAAACCTTGAAAAAAGTGGCGTTGTAGAAAAATATGTCGCCCTACTCAACCGTGAAAAACTCGGAATCAATATCGTTGTCTATTGCAATGTCCGACTCAAAGAACAGTCTCAAAACACGCTTAAAGATTTCGAAAATTATATCTCAAAATATGATGAAGTCCAGGAAATCATCAGTCTTTCCGGCGAATATGATTATCAATTGAAAATCTTAGCAAACGACATTTATTCCTATAATCACTTCACTGTTAATGTGATTTCAAACAGTCCTCACATTGGGCAATATCACAGTTCTATTGTTTTGGCTGAAGTGAAAAAATCTACCAAGTTCAAACTGGATTAA
- a CDS encoding M20 family metallo-hydrolase has product MKELKSVFSREELAENAVKLLKKLIATPSMSRDEYNASLIIEGFFNEHQLNVNRFKNNIWATNKYFDAGKPSILLNTHHDTVKPNKAYTLDPFIPVEKDGKLFGLGSNDAGASLVAMAQTFLYFYEAEDLSHNLVIALTAEEEISGLDGIEALFPQLPNVELAIVGEPTKMNLAIAEKGLLVIDGEMLGTPSHAAHPNDDNAIVKCMKDLQNILDFKFPKVSDYLGEVKVTLSVLNAGTQHNVVPEKCNFTLDVRVTDEYTNREVFEIIQSQMKSKLTPRSFRLNSSKIDVNHPFVQAGLALGRTTYGSPTSSDQAIIPCTSVKLGPGDSLRSHTADEFIYIDEIREGIDVYIKILENIL; this is encoded by the coding sequence ATGAAGGAACTGAAATCTGTCTTTAGCAGAGAAGAACTTGCGGAAAACGCCGTCAAATTACTGAAAAAACTCATCGCAACACCCTCTATGAGTCGAGACGAATACAACGCTTCGCTCATCATCGAAGGCTTTTTCAATGAGCATCAATTGAATGTCAACAGATTCAAAAATAACATCTGGGCAACCAACAAATATTTTGATGCAGGCAAACCATCCATTCTTCTGAACACGCACCACGACACGGTAAAACCAAACAAAGCTTACACTTTGGACCCGTTCATTCCAGTGGAAAAAGACGGCAAATTATTCGGTCTGGGAAGCAACGATGCAGGCGCGTCTTTGGTAGCTATGGCGCAGACGTTTCTTTATTTTTATGAAGCCGAAGATTTGTCGCATAATTTAGTAATTGCTTTGACAGCCGAAGAAGAAATCTCAGGTCTGGACGGCATCGAAGCCTTGTTTCCGCAACTTCCGAACGTCGAATTGGCAATCGTTGGCGAGCCCACAAAAATGAATCTGGCGATTGCAGAAAAAGGTTTGCTCGTCATCGATGGCGAAATGCTGGGAACGCCTTCTCACGCTGCGCATCCAAACGATGACAATGCGATTGTGAAATGTATGAAGGATTTGCAAAACATCCTCGATTTCAAATTTCCGAAAGTTTCCGATTATTTGGGCGAAGTGAAAGTCACATTATCAGTTCTCAACGCAGGAACGCAACACAACGTGGTTCCCGAAAAATGCAATTTCACACTGGATGTCCGCGTGACAGACGAATACACGAATCGCGAAGTTTTCGAAATCATCCAGTCGCAGATGAAATCCAAACTGACACCGAGGTCATTCCGTCTCAATTCCTCAAAAATCGACGTCAACCATCCGTTTGTTCAGGCTGGATTGGCGTTGGGCAGGACAACTTACGGTTCGCCGACATCCTCGGACCAGGCGATTATTCCGTGCACGTCGGTCAAGTTGGGACCCGGCGACAGTTTGCGTTCCCACACCGCAGACGAGTTTATCTACATCGACGAAATCCGAGAAGGCATCGATGTTTACATTAAAATATTAGAAAATATTTTATAA
- the argB gene encoding acetylglutamate kinase → MQKLHIIKIGGALIDDKKSLKAFLQQFSQIEGAKILIHGGGKIAETLAEKLKITQTMIDGRRITNKKTLKLVTMVYAGRINKNIVAKLQSFNCNAMGFSGADGNLIQAEKRQHPTINFGFVGDINEKSINHELITNMINLGLVPVFSAITHDKKGNLLNTNADTIAGTIAQALSKNFETELLFCFDKNGVLENVEDEDSNLKIINKNEFSELKSQRKLHKGILPKLENAFKAKENGVQKVSLINEKKLSDQIKQGNEGTEICL, encoded by the coding sequence ATGCAAAAACTACACATCATAAAAATCGGAGGCGCTCTAATCGATGACAAAAAATCATTGAAAGCTTTTCTTCAGCAGTTTTCTCAAATCGAAGGCGCCAAAATCCTGATTCACGGCGGTGGAAAGATTGCAGAAACTTTGGCAGAAAAACTGAAAATCACACAGACGATGATTGATGGACGCAGGATTACCAACAAGAAAACTTTGAAGTTGGTGACGATGGTTTACGCCGGAAGAATCAACAAAAATATTGTGGCGAAATTGCAGAGTTTCAATTGCAACGCGATGGGATTTTCCGGCGCAGACGGCAATTTAATTCAAGCTGAAAAACGCCAGCATCCAACCATTAATTTTGGATTTGTGGGCGATATTAATGAAAAAAGCATCAATCACGAATTGATTACAAATATGATAAATCTGGGTTTGGTTCCGGTGTTTTCTGCAATCACTCACGATAAAAAAGGAAATCTGTTAAACACCAACGCAGACACGATTGCCGGAACTATTGCTCAGGCTTTATCAAAAAATTTCGAGACAGAATTGTTGTTCTGTTTCGATAAAAACGGGGTTTTGGAAAATGTGGAAGACGAAGATTCAAATCTTAAGATCATTAATAAAAATGAATTTTCTGAATTAAAATCACAAAGAAAACTTCACAAAGGAATTTTACCAAAACTCGAAAATGCTTTCAAGGCCAAAGAAAATGGCGTTCAGAAAGTGTCTTTGATTAACGAGAAAAAACTGTCAGACCAAATAAAACAAGGAAATGAAGGAACTGAAATCTGTCTTTAG
- the argC gene encoding N-acetyl-gamma-glutamyl-phosphate reductase: MKKSVGIIGANGYTGSELVRLLAFHSNVELKFLFSRSNSGVKISELYPDLDSICDLVLTNEISETDILFLCLPHKESQNWLNENPISENTLVIDLGNDFRLDGDFGNRNFVYGLPEIYFNEIQNAKSIANPGCFATAIQLALLPLATENLLKDVYTAGITGSTGAGQSLQPTTHFTWRNDNISAYKTLNHQHVDEILKQVNLLNEKNVELNFVPWRGDFARGIFTSSIIECDLELEKIYTLYKDFYKDSIFVKISEKPIDMKQVVNTNFCVIQIEKQGSKIAVHSAIDNLLKGASGQAVQNMNVANGWEQNLGLNLKPLAF, from the coding sequence ATGAAAAAATCAGTCGGAATCATCGGAGCCAATGGCTACACAGGAAGCGAACTCGTTCGTTTGCTCGCATTCCACTCGAATGTAGAATTAAAGTTTTTGTTCAGTCGTTCCAATTCCGGAGTGAAAATTTCCGAATTATATCCGGATTTGGACTCGATTTGTGATTTGGTTTTGACGAATGAAATTTCAGAAACGGACATTCTTTTCCTCTGCCTTCCTCACAAAGAAAGCCAAAACTGGCTGAATGAAAATCCAATTTCAGAAAATACTTTGGTCATCGATTTAGGAAATGATTTCCGTCTAGATGGCGATTTTGGAAACAGAAATTTTGTTTATGGTTTGCCCGAAATTTATTTTAATGAAATTCAGAATGCGAAAAGCATTGCGAATCCTGGATGTTTTGCAACCGCGATTCAATTGGCATTATTGCCTTTAGCAACAGAAAATTTGCTGAAAGATGTTTACACAGCAGGAATTACGGGTTCAACAGGTGCAGGACAATCTTTGCAACCGACAACGCATTTCACTTGGCGAAATGACAATATTTCAGCCTACAAAACTCTGAATCATCAGCACGTCGACGAGATTTTAAAACAAGTGAATTTGCTTAATGAAAAGAATGTGGAACTCAATTTTGTGCCTTGGCGTGGCGATTTTGCAAGAGGGATTTTTACCAGTTCTATCATCGAATGTGATTTGGAATTAGAAAAAATTTACACCTTATATAAAGACTTTTACAAAGATTCAATTTTTGTGAAAATTTCAGAGAAACCGATTGATATGAAACAAGTTGTGAACACCAATTTCTGCGTCATCCAAATCGAAAAACAAGGAAGCAAAATAGCAGTTCATTCCGCAATCGACAATTTATTAAAAGGCGCATCCGGACAAGCGGTTCAAAATATGAATGTCGCCAATGGCTGGGAACAAAACCTCGGATTAAACTTAAAACCATTGGCTTTCTAA
- a CDS encoding N-acetylornithine carbamoyltransferase: MKNFTSVYDIDNLQEIIAKALKIKENPLENPTKGKGKTIGLVFLNSSLRTRLSSQIAAQNLGLNVLTLNAAQEAWNLEFADGTVMNGDTVEHIKDAIEVLNQYCDIIAVRCFAGMKSKEDDVNESILSQFLKHAKVPVISLESATRHPLQSLADCITITENWTENRKPKVVLTWAPHIKPIAQAVGNSFTEWMQQMDVDFVIANPEGYDLDKNFTKDAKVIHNQDEALKDADFVYVKNWSSFEDYATMSKVEENWMLTNEKLKLTNNGKVMHCLPVRRNLELSDEVMDGENSIIYQQAKNRIFSAQAVFSEILDDL, from the coding sequence ATGAAAAATTTCACTTCGGTTTACGATATAGATAATTTGCAGGAAATCATTGCAAAAGCCTTAAAAATAAAAGAAAATCCATTAGAAAATCCAACCAAAGGAAAAGGGAAAACGATTGGTTTGGTTTTCCTTAATTCCAGTCTCAGAACAAGATTGAGTTCTCAAATCGCCGCTCAGAATTTAGGGTTAAATGTCTTAACACTCAACGCTGCACAAGAAGCCTGGAATCTGGAATTCGCTGATGGAACTGTGATGAACGGCGACACAGTTGAGCACATCAAAGATGCCATCGAGGTTCTGAATCAATATTGTGATATCATCGCCGTAAGATGTTTCGCAGGAATGAAAAGCAAAGAAGACGACGTGAACGAAAGTATTCTGAGCCAATTCCTAAAACACGCCAAAGTCCCAGTGATTTCCTTGGAATCCGCAACGCGTCATCCGTTGCAAAGTCTGGCAGATTGCATCACAATCACAGAAAATTGGACAGAAAACAGAAAACCAAAAGTCGTTTTGACTTGGGCGCCTCACATCAAACCGATTGCGCAGGCTGTCGGAAACTCATTCACAGAATGGATGCAACAAATGGACGTTGATTTCGTGATTGCCAATCCCGAAGGTTACGATTTGGATAAAAATTTCACAAAGGATGCGAAAGTAATTCATAATCAGGATGAAGCATTGAAAGATGCAGATTTTGTTTACGTTAAAAACTGGTCGTCGTTTGAAGATTATGCAACTATGTCGAAAGTTGAAGAAAACTGGATGTTGACCAATGAAAAGTTAAAATTGACAAACAATGGAAAAGTGATGCATTGCCTTCCCGTCCGTAGAAATTTGGAATTAAGCGATGAAGTAATGGACGGCGAAAACTCAATCATTTATCAGCAGGCAAAAAACAGGATTTTTTCTGCACAGGCTGTTTTCTCTGAAATATTAGATGACTTATAA